GCTCCAAGTCTCCTGAACTCAGTCTGACTCTGACATCAGCTGACtcagtgatttattttaaaggtcaCCTAAGAGCACATCTTCTTAAATCTGCTTTCGTTTAATTTTTTGCGTTTTATCTctgttgtaaagcactttgtgatttttatcttgggaggtgctgtataaataaagttttacttaccAATTACCCACTAAACTAACTAACTAAAGCATGTTCTGGTGGACCATTCTTCTGTATATTGTTCTTGCACACTGTTTCTCTCCTGCACTGTTtcatctgatcactgctgcactttacatTGTAATGTCGCCAtattccacctgcaatcccattacactgtcgtaagctgtatgcaacgaaatttcgtctTGTacgcactctgtacatacaaaatgacaataaagttgtctaagtgtTCTCGTGTTTGCTGGGGTTTATCTGGCGGACAGCAGCTTTCTGCAGGGCTCCTGGTACCTCACACGCCTCCCTGTGGACTCTGTGGATGctcatctcctcctctgtcagCCTCCGGGCCGCCGGCGGGTCGCAGGGAGCCGCGGCGCTCCTGTCCTCCCTGTCCTGCAGgctccagctgctcctctttTCCTCGGAGCTCCTCTCCGCAGACATCTGAACGACCCGTTTGTGGAGCCGGACCTGGAGCAGAACCAACCTGCGGAGAAAGGCGCCGCTCGGCAGGTTTCTGTGGAACATGCTGGAGTGGAAACCCGGCTCCCCGTCATCTAGAGGCGCTGCAAACGCAGAGGAGACCGCTGACATCGAACAAAGATCGTCTCGGCGACATGTTTACTTTCTGCCACCTCCTCCCATGTTTCCCCGCACAGTCGCGTGTTTTACTTCCTGGTTGTACCACCTGGTTCTCCGGTGTCACGTGGCGATTTTAACTACCGGACTACACAGCGCCTCTGCTGTCCCAAGGCTGCTACTATGGGCTccgttattttactttattacagtttttatagattgctttgacctgtttgaagaaactggtaACCTCtaagttttcagcatcaccatctctgcagagcaaaagacacttcttgcaaatgagttaacccattttcattggtttgacacattttccccacccttttgcaaaacagttaacacagatgtcattcatgctgTCCAAACttcattgctttagctgtggtggcaaaacagaaactatatgttccaagctcttagaaacttcttggttggaatgaaatcactgaagcacctgattgacacctgtttacacaatttttcaatttgcagtcagtttgcaggctttacgtaaaaggtgtcatgttgtgtgttgttctttgcaagcatgaatggtcaacgtaaggcagatgagagtcagagtaagaggtagatgggtcaggggaagaagattatgaggaagaggaatccatgtgtggggtggcagtgtagctggaatggctcaagttacagatgaaatttgggcaactgtgattgatcatgttgtaaatcatggcctttcacttagaggtgcaggacaaagagtccaaacttttctcaatagaaacacggttgcatccatggtaagagttttttgaCGGGAcaacaggtattgctgctatacagtatatacagatgcatctctatctattcctatagagggagttcttcagtgcatggcgatggaaggtatatgatcaccgcccctatgagcagatgcccttgctcaatgcaatgtctgctgctgcacaagatgtagatgcagaggcatgtcaaggatggatcaggcatgcaagaaaatgttttcctaggtgcaagggaaaatattgaatgtgacgtagatgaggccatgtggtctattcgtcaggacagaatggaccagaaggaacaaacagctctagtattttctgttggaatctttcattttttttggaatatttcatttgtttatctgaaaaaaaaagaatgaagaatcaataaaatttgcatcacaacatatttgcttctggatccattttttgcaaaaaggcaaatttcattataaattacactgccatgtaagctgcgtacagtctttggctaaaatgaaccagcaatgctgcactgattcacattgagtgtggtgttttgtattttgttgccccttgtgtaacgaatgattggaagggctcaaacatttgtgtgcaagttgtgttgtttgagggcaaaatgtgcttttggatcatatgttaaatgttttggcagagttggagccttttgcaaacaaaatgtttaattttgaccattggtgccactgtttgggcctctgcgttaactgttttgaaaaatgtgggttttgagttgactgctgcgtcaaagcaatcaataaaaactgtagtaAGGAGAACAAGCCGGAAGGCGTGTCTCAGTAATTCAGCTAAAAGTAATGGACTTCGTTGATTTAGTTAAAATAAGTGAGATTCATGCATCACATAGACGCTCTAAATAAAAAGTGATACATATCAAGTACTCTAATCGTTTCAATGATTAAGGATTACAGTTATTGAAAACTACTAAATTCTAACTTTGCATCTTGTTGGTAATAATATCTTCACAAcagaaatgttgtgtttttcatgttatagtagggctggatgataattcaataacaatatatatcgaccaatagacgtatatcgatgataggggaaaaaagggtcaattaaaaagttcagtataataacagatttccttccttttgcattctaggcatttaggttaatattacagtcgttacatcttcccagccaatcacaacacagacttAGGAACGccctgtcaccaagctccgcccccttcaaagagttcagagagcacgcccTCTTcttgcagttttgataaaaagttggttgaatcaAGGTatcagtttgaattcagtgtttgtgtgttctgtatctaaaatagGTCgccaagcaacagcataaaatggccagggctgcacttaaattatgttttgaatttgttgattagtttcaatatcgatcaatatgatttctattttatcgatatgtttttttttttttctatgtcgtCCAGCCCTGTGTTGTAGTccacacaatcatggggaacgCAGCTGACCCGGCAGCCACAAAGAGACACAGCTGAAAAGGCTCGCTGTTCACACAATGTTGTGTCCGAGCacattcatagaaagttgagtggaaggaagaagtgtgctagaaaaaaaaatagcttggAGCGGATTGTGAGATAAATTGATTTGGGAATGATTCACAAGCTGGCTCTTCAAAGGGTGCTGTTTCCAAGAAAGTTAAATGGAAGCAAAAAGTGTGCAAGAAAAGATTGGTTGTTGTGGCGGTGGTGGAGATGGGCACAACGGCACCAGGGTCAGTGCCAGAAACAGCTAAAGAGAGAAgggactggactgttgctcagtggtcctaAATTCTCTTCTCAGATTAAATCAAATTTTGCAGTTCATTTAAAAATCAAGGTCTCAGAGTCTGTAAGAAAAGTGGAGCATAGAAGAACCCAGATTGCTGATGCTGTTTCTTTAGccccattttctaacacattttCTCCTTCCACTTAATTTCCTATTATTATGCTTAGAGACAACATTCTGTGGCCAATTAGCTTCTTTTCCAACAATGTTTTGCAGCCTATTCTCATTGTGGAGGGTGTCAGCAACAGGTTGCTGAACAATTGCTTCCAAGAGAGTGTTAGTTAATTTGATGAAAGAAACAGTTCAAGGTTTATGTATCTGTATCTTTCAGATCATTCAACAGAAATCAGCTatcattaaatgtaaaaaaataaatctaacttCATGTTATTCACtggtaacaaaaaaatataacaggGAAGAGTATAATGGGTTTTTTTATCAACAATGATAAACCAAACAAAGTTTCATTAACTTGTTTTTTAGGTGTTTTCCAAGGGGGTTGTTTTGGTCtgcaaaaataatgaataagTATTCGGTATTATTCTTCAAAAATGAAGGGACTTTGCACCAAACTCCATATCCTTGTGTTAGAGTGTCATTCATCCTTATTTAACATATTCTAATATTGTTTGGGTGAGAACATTTCCATCATATCTGAGTAAAATCCTGCTGCTTCAGAAGCGATTCTTTATATTAGCAATTTATTCTGGAACAGAAGCATCGAGTGCTCCTTTATTTTCTAAActgaaatgaatgaatatatttaaaaataacatttggcAAACTTGTACTTTTGTCTATAAAAAGATGTGTGATAGTGGAATTTACCACTATTTACAATTCTTCATTTCATACTTACTCAAGTAGACAGGCTAAGAATCTCCATCAAACATCTTGTAGAACCTTCGTCTCATTGTCggcatgacacatttttataaaaatgcttTACCGTTAAAATATCTTTAGGATTctgaaaatgttaatgttttttctaGTGCTTGATTGATACAACTGATTTATATTTCATGTTTATGTATTGTTCATACACTGTATATCTCTATTATTTATATACTTGGTCTATTTCATGTAAAGCAGTAGTGGTTTCTACCATGCCATCACAATTATTTATTACCTTTAGGCTTTTAATATCgcatagtttttgtttttttccattgtaTGTTGTGCAAATTAAACTAAACTCAACAGTCTTTCTATTATTGTGCAGACATGacgtgtaattttttttagatttatgcaACATCATAATTTTCAGGCAAaaacaactgaagctgtgtttttattagctgtaagccataataatCTAATTTAACAGTAATATATCCCTCTGTGTAATCATTCTATATATGAGTTCAAATATTTATGTATTGAATTACCAAAAAAACTAACTTGCGCTTATGCAATTTATTGTAATATTTCACTTTACAATAATTTATATAAAGTCATACATGCTAATATgctgtggggaaaaaataatgGCAGGATATATATTATGAAATTTCATATGATTACTTTTAAATAATGCAATATTACAGGTTTTAAATAAGTTAagaaatcctttattgtccacCAATGAGGACATTCATTGAATTACATTCACACGGTTTTATTATGTTTAGATGTGAAGCAGTTGGTAGTTTTCAAACAAATTCAAGGCATTTTTTAGGAGTTCGGCTTGTATCTATGAGCTCATCTCCTTCCATGCTCTCAGAAGCACTGCAACAATGTCTTAAAAAGGGCCTCATGTATTTCCCAGGTTCTGCTTTGAACAGCACGGTTTCTAACAAAGAAGACGCTTCTGCCAAAACTGCTGACGGAGTTTTCAGTGCACCTTTAACATCGCGCTTTGAACATTTTGTCAGTCCCACCACTCTGTCGGTGCAGGGCGGTTAACCACGACTCCATGAAAGAGCTTCAGCGGCTTCGCTTTCCCACACCACAAAGAGGCATCTTCTCTCTGTGAAATATTAAAGCAACACAGCGACTTGGAGTTGGCCCTGCAAGGTTGATGAGTGGACGTTAATGAGTCCTTCCAAGGTTACCCACCGCTGTAAGCCACAGCTGATTATGTGTGTGCTCAGAACTATGGATAATGAAACCTGACAAGTGTCTTTTGACTGACATTGTGCGGTCAATTCACCCTCAGACAAATTAAAACACCGCtggtaaaaaaattaatttgcatGCAGATTATTCGGCATGGTCAATATTACAAAGAAGACGATTTATAGGTTAGGCAGATACATCCTAACCACTTGTTAtggagaggttctgcagccCACATCAATGTCGTACAGAGTGTTAAAAAACAACCAGAGAAGATTACTGACAACATGAAGCAATTAGACGTTTGCAAATGCAACTGACTCTAGAATCAGTACATCACTGGCTAATACATTTGCCCCAGTATGCTTTTATTCAAATCTAGaatgatattttaaatattttaaaggtaaACTTTAGATAATATATaggtaaactttttgttttaaattggtcCATAATCATTGTCTGAGACCCTAATGATTAGAAAAACGCACCATTACCCTTTTGTCTTATAAATTCCCCTAACACTGATTCCCTAAAATAACAGTTTCACTTCCATTTTATCAGTTAAGTCAAGATCcttgaaataaacaataattttgcttgtttgtttgtttgttcttcaaTTTGTTCCTTTCTCTCATCCCTACGTCAGAAAAACATCTCTGCCGCTATAATTTCACGTGGATGTCTGACACAGCATGCCCCAATCTGCTGCCACTTAATTACCTTGCAGCCAGCCTGCAGAAATCTGGCTCTGAGCCAGATAACCTCTCCGCTGAAGAGTTAGGCGTAAACCATGGGATTATATCTGCAAAAGAATATGCAGATTAAACGATGCAACGTTTTGCATAATGAAAGTCGATATTCTATTAATTTAAATTACGTAGTCCCAGGTTACatcataaaaacactttataATGCAAGCATATTCAGTTCATagttttaaattcaatttaaaacaatttcattCCAGCACAATCCCATCAGATCCAAATATAATACAATTAAATCTGACGCCAAAATCCAATTTAGGGAATGGTCGTACAACTAGGTCTGGCACAAACAGACTCCTGCTAATGGCTGCCTTCAAAAGCTGCTATGGACAGAGatcttttttatgtgtttactAAAGCCTGAAATGGCATTCCCTAGCGCATAAGGAGTATCTCCACAACAACACATGTTAAAAAGTCCAACGCTGCCTCTTAATGCTGCTTCCCTTTATAGTGTACTATATTTATATGACTGTTGTTCTGTATACATTGATGATATGATGTATGTTTGTGCTTCATGTTCTGCAGGAATCTGCTGAAAAACAGTGTTTCATACTGAGTCAGGcctaattattttaatattttcccttttttaaaaactcaaataaataaatacagtcaGTTGGCCGTGTAACAGCATCTGATCATATCGGGTCCACAACTTTTGCAGCAATTCTTCATCCACAGCAAGTGTGTGGTGGCAATGACCTGTTCAAATTTAACAGATGGAAACCTACTGTGGAGTTAAGATTAATATGATTTATCATCTGTTACCGCCGGCTAGAAGTTAAAAGGACAGagatgagatgaaaaaaaaaaaacacagaagcaacaGG
The Fundulus heteroclitus isolate FHET01 chromosome 9, MU-UCD_Fhet_4.1, whole genome shotgun sequence genome window above contains:
- the c9h1orf53 gene encoding uncharacterized protein C1orf53 homolog, which codes for MSAVSSAFAAPLDDGEPGFHSSMFHRNLPSGAFLRRLVLLQVRLHKRVVQMSAERSSEEKRSSWSLQDREDRSAAAPCDPPAARRLTEEEMSIHRVHREACEAKKQMYVDPSSGYKVFTEYAHLQRGKCCGSACRHCPYGQVNVRDPALKKRFNSLFYV